The genomic stretch CCGTTGCCAGGCAGGGATTCGAAGATCTGCCGCAGGCTGTTGCAGGCTATATAGGTTTTGCCCCCGGCGGTGGGTACCTTAAGGCAGACGTGGGGTACCCCGTCGACGACCTCCTGGTAATCCGGCAAATCACCGATTCCCGGAACCGCACCCTTGCGGCTCCAGTGCTGCCGGTAAGCCGCAGCGGGGTCGCCGTTTTCAGCAAACCGGGCAAGAAAAGAGGCAAGATCGTGTACTACTGCCTGCTGATAGCCTTTTAATTCCATTTTCAGAACCTCACGATATCCCTGGGAACCTTTTTAAAGATGATCCCGTAACGCCGCAGCGTCTCTTCTTCTATAAGACAGCGATCGGCATATATTACATACTGCTCGTCTTTTACATCGATGCTGCCGAGGAATCCGTAGTCCAGGGTACCGTCGCCCCCGGCATCATGGAGCAGATAATAGGAGGTCCCGTCTTTACGTCCCAGAAAGGCGGGATTGGAGCTCTCCTTGTCCTGCGGCAGGGACTGACGGGTTTCGGTAAACCAGATGTAGGATGCCAGATGCTCGAGGGCAAGCTCCTCGTTGAGCAAGCCGTCGGGTAAAAAGAGAGGCTCCGCCAGTTCATAAAAGGAGAAGCCTCCGCCGGTGCCCTCCTCAGCCCTGGA from Marispirochaeta sp. encodes the following:
- a CDS encoding DNA methyltransferase, which encodes MPGVFDNPKPIRLVERVLRIGMGPDDIVLDSFAGSGTTAHAVLNLNREDGGRRRFILVELEDYADSITAERVKRVIDGYGEGSRAEEGTGGGFSFYELAEPLFLPDGLLNEELALEHLASYIWFTETRQSLPQDKESSNPAFLGRKDGTSYYLLHDAGGDGTLDYGFLGSIDVKDEQYVIYADRCLIEEETLRRYGIIFKKVPRDIVRF